A genomic stretch from Diachasmimorpha longicaudata isolate KC_UGA_2023 chromosome 2, iyDiaLong2, whole genome shotgun sequence includes:
- the LOC135159797 gene encoding inactive rhomboid protein 1 isoform X1: MPTDDDYGRREPLLLHQHSTSQFGATPLYPGSGSNPGNSNSPSITSIQSSTSNSSADVGALQSCYHKQPEPRILSSVCANHSYDPKCTIITSNSSPNNSNDRQISGNSGDYGGHKMDYEKSMDSQQQKLDDISRTVQSCCERYGIPSHQDRYNQSLSSTSTTNNHQYSGQQQAILQNDPPRYPQTLPNDQRLSSSTDRYSTEITSTTVSKSTTTGEYANTGVLALSTTSKLFSPESFPSPPSPAPANDCFIPPPPLSPSPNDKYASTQSLANYTPNDCIVPNSPNPRDRYGTAPASPMLKDRFSSSDRLMVSSAGSSHDTRDHHQRFSTSSERLLSTGSPVQIAHQRDGGGHFQTPSSIKDVNRYTMSTEKLVSSSPIHAPVPERFAGKSNDRFITDSPMHERYQRQESSALHHDKYSTLTTCERYLSSSPNPEGAHQRYASTERILSGASDTQQSRRYTSDRTGDCQKYSARGERCSNSSSPIPDARDYPCRYAGFQDVSSQSRYSLDRFNDLALQRYTQSSRSNDRFNERAYLSSSSPSTHDGRLASEPGRYPSASTERLLVSSSPSSSENSRYHSLYSTSAQPATDRFIQQSPTPDVSTIRNYQNQNSKNDKFIQVSKSVSSYDRYQLTNPDHYDRCNQERGYSMDRYNSSTNTIDRYQKNDQRYHGNIERYSPIRTMGDKYLSLPKPKDIFSTGRIGTSSSPVNTGNDPRNYSGGNASGVSYVPPHAHTPVERYVPQPPPEILYPDRYVDRYIPSAVHTPTDRYVPAADPGDPYMRRDLGFHHHYRLPPPGYPYHQTNFRFRGFAYASPGRISGSPGSSSSSSSTSAQREFSTSPLLRPKVRASTIEFTSSGRSSHTCCDGSNGQKNCCQVRRSLPPPLPSIPSNQSAHSSWQQSPSSGTTGTSTISSSGADGESSQSIGMYAVGNTNSVTTTDKPITTVPTISPSVPSATNAASTAISTSSLAITRSVSAPAGPRPTVEPCNSSSSAGCVGQKPRLKRHMSRTEAIKNYIKKETATFFGVDEETESLERQRWLDRRRRMASRKYGALLPEHKPVDPDITKDIPDSTEIPENITLRRWQQPVRRKDSVARMTLSGLHYVVETLTRQRPQERSEPQPESRSFPPSVISSFPPTDGITSDNDEHNAVGDEEEEAFFQRPPAPPPPPPPPLPSATPHQQSQVSLESGIGDALKNEDMSRTEADHIDSGSRTVESTSGGGEFARFASPKKEGPCIEAPDPRRVRSIAKDHYTSRTTNWRRSGQSGRIDGEATSQQQDESVILRRDITGGTRISSSTIDRVFDNSNRRQYGMGIVGRFLGRRSFRKSIAHKPHVRKQLDDIEDHRPFFTYWITTVQILVMIISLICYGFGPVGFDIKHRSGLVLVTSLSLQQVDYQEPANFWIGPRAADLIHLGAKFAPCMRRDLKILKEIDVWRERERDTACCIRNDDSGCVQSSKADCSIRGMRSTLANTISTWKKWVPGDSGPGGRISGSVCGLDPKFCDAPASIAPYEWPDDITKWPICRKMNPFSQRFRSNNGHPPSNSNFPVGRYKDKMAEHMVCEVIGHPCCIGIHGMCRITTKEYCDFVHGYFHEEASLCSQVECLHDVCGMIPFLHPEWPDQFYRLFTTTFLHAGILHLAITLLVQYYLMRDLEKLTGSLRIALIYFTGALAGNLASAIFIPYRAEVGPAGAHFALLATLVVEVLNSWPMLRHPRRALSKLIMILAGLLILGILPWVDNYAHLFGFIFGFLAAYALMPFITFGHYDRRRKVILIWVCLAVILSLFALLIALFYNIPVYECEVCKLFNCIPFTRDFCASQNINFKREEPV; this comes from the exons ATGCCGACAGACGACGACTATGGCCGAAGAGAACCTCTCCTGTTGCATCAGCACTCTACCTCACAATTCGGAGCAACCCCGTTGTACCCCGGATCAGGAAGTAACCCCGGTAATTCCAATTCTCCGAGTATTACAAGTATACAAAGTAGTACCAGTAACAGCAGTGCTGACGTTGGAGCTCTACAAAGTTGTTATCACAAACAGCCAGAGCCCCGAATTCTTTCCTCTGTTTGCGCTAATCACAGTTACGACCCAAAATGTACAATTATCACTAGCAACAGTAGCCCTAACAATAGCAATGATCGCCAAATCTCTGGAAATTCTGGTGACTATGGCGGCCACAAGATGGactatgaaaaatcaatggacaGTCAGCAGCAGAAACTCGATGATATATCAAGAACAGTGCAGTCGTGCTGTGAGAGATACGGAATACCCTCCCACCAGGATAGATACAATCAGTCTTTATCGTCCACATCAACCACTAATAATCATCAGTATTCAGGGCAGCAGCAAGCAATCCTGCAGAACGACCCTCCCAGATATCCCCAAACGTTGCCAAACGATCAGAGACTATCATCCTCGACTGATCGTTATTCGACTGAAATTACATCGACAACGGTATCAAAGAGTACAACAACTGGTGAATATGCAAATACTGGTGTACTTGCCCTATCAACAACGAGTAAACTCTTCTCACCAGAGAGCTTTCCATCCCCACCATCACCAGCCCCAGCCAATGATTGCTTTATACCACCACCTCCACTATCTCCAAGCCCAAATGACAAATATGCATCAACTCAAAGTCTTGCTAATTACACGCCCAATGATTGCATTGTGCCGAACTCACCCAATCCTCGAGATCGATACGGTACAGCGCCAGCTTCACCAATGCTTAAGGACAGATTTTCATCGTCAGATAGGCTCATGGTGTCCTCTGCTGGTTCTTCACACGATACCCGAGATCATCATCAACGATTTAGCACATCTAGTGAGCGTCTCTTGTCCACTGGATCACCTGTACAAATTGCTCATCAACGTGATGGTGGTGGACACTTTCAGACACCAAGTAGTATCAAAGACGTCAATAGGTATACAATGTCAACCGAGAAATTGGTGTCATCGTCACCGATTCATGCACCAGTGCCTGAAAGATTTGCGGGCAAGTCCAACGACAGATTCATCACTGATTCGCCAATGCATGAACGTTACCAGAGACAAGAGTCATCGGCTCTTCATCACGACAAATACTCGACACTTACCACGTGTGAGAGGTATTTATCGAGCTCACCGAACCCTGAAGGGGCTCATCAGAGGTATGCCTCAACGGAGAGAATACTCTCTGGCGCCTCAGATACCCAACAGTCGAGGAGGTACACATCGGATAGGACAGGCGACTGTCAGAAGTATTCGGCGAGGGGTGAACGTTGCTCAAACTCTAGCTCACCGATACCAGACGCCAGGGATTATCCTTGCAGGTACGCTGGCTTCCAGGATGTCTCGAGTCAGTCTAGATACTCGTTGGATCGGTTCAATGACCTTGCGCTTCAACGTTATACCCAGTCATCGAGATCCAATGACAG ATTCAACGAACGTGCATATTTATCGAGTTCTTCGCCCTCCACCCACGACGGAAGACTCGCATCAGAGCCAGGAAGATACCCATCAGCCTCCACGGAGCGCCTCCTCGTGTCATCCTCCCCTTCATCCTCCGAGAACAGTAGATACCACAGTCTGTATTCCACCTCAGCTCAGCCCGCAACCGATCGTTTCATCCAACAATCACCAACTCCCGACGTCAGTACAATTCGCAACTATCAAAATCAAAACTCAAAAAACGACAAATTTATTCAGGTATCAAAATCTGTATCGAGTTACGATCGTTATCAGCTCACAAATCCCGATCACTATGATCGCTGCAACCAAGAACGTGGGTATTCAATGGATCGTTACAATAGCTCAACAAATACAATCGATAGATACCAGAAGAACGATCAAAGGTACCATGGAAATATTGAGCGTTACTCTCCTATTCGTACTATGGGGGACAAGTATCTGTCATTACCAAAACCAAAGGATATATTCTCGACTGGTAGAATAGGCACTTCGTCCTCACCAGTTAATACAGGAAATGATCCCAGGAATTACAGCGGTGGTAATGCTTCGGGTGTCAGTTATGTGCCACCACATGCCCACACACCAGTCGAGAGATATGTACCCCAGCCACCCCCTGAGATATTGTACCCTGATAGGTACGTGGACAGGTACATTCCATCGGCTGTGCACACACCAACCGATCGTTATGTACCAGCTGCGGATCCTGGCGATCCATACATGCGACGAGACCTTGGATTTCATCATCACTACCGGCTACCACCACCAGGGTATCCGTACCACCAGACGAATTTTCGATTTCGAGGATTTGCTTATGCCTCCCCTGGGCGGATCAGTGGGAGCCCTGGGTCCAGTAGCTCAAGCAGTTCAACCTCAGCCCAGAGGGAATTCTCTACTTCACCTTTGTTACGACCCAAAGTGCGAGCCTCCACGATTGAATTCACGAGCAGTGGGAGGTCCAGTCATACGTGTTGTGATGGATCTAATGGACAGAAGAATTGCTGTCAAGTCAGAAGATCTTTGCCACCCCCCCTGCCTTCTATTCCTTCGAATCAGTCTGCGCATTCATCGTG GCAACAATCGCCGAGCTCGGGGACAACAGGGACCTCAACGATTTCATCCTCAGGGGCTGATGGCGAAAGTTCACAGAGTATTGGTATGTACGCTGTGGGAAATACAAACAGCGTTACAACAACTGATAAACCAATAACAACAGTTCCGACTATCTCACCTTCTGTGCCTTCAGCTACGAATGCTGCATCAACAGCAATCAGTACATCAAGCTTGGCTATTACGAGAAGTGTTTCGGCACCAGCAGGACCGCGACCCACTGTTGAGCCATGCAATTCAAGCAGCAGTGCTGGATGTGTTGGGCAGAAGCCACGACTCAAGCGACATATGAGTCGAACGGAGGCGATCAAGAA CTacataaaaaaagaaactgCGACATTCTTCGGTGTCGACGAGGAAACAGAGAGCCTAGAGAGACAAAGATGGCTCGACAGGAGGAGGCGTATGGCCTCTCGAAAGTACGGTGCTCTTCTCCCAGAGCACAAACCGGTGGATCCTGACATCACAAAAGATATCCCAGATTCCACTGAAATACCAGAG AATATTACATTACGGCGATGGCAGCAGCCTGTACGGAGAAAAGACTCGGTCGCACGAATGACGTTGTCAGGGCTTCATTACGTCGTTGAG ACTCTGACACGACAGCGTCCACAGGAGAGATCCGAACCACAGCCGGAATCCCGTAGCTTTCCCCCTAGTGTAATTTCATCATTTCCACCCACCGATGGTATTACCTCCGACAATGATGAGCATAATGCCGTTGGggatgaggaagaggaggCATTCTTTCAACGGCCACCAGCTCCACCACCACCTCCCCCACCGCCTCTACCCTCGGCAACGCCTCATCAGCAGTCTCAAGTTTCCCTTGAATCGGGTATTGGAGATGCTCTCAAGAACGAAGACATGTCTCGCACAGAGGCTGATCATATTGACAGTGGAAGTAGAACTGTGGAATCCACTTCTGGTGGAGGGGAATTTGCCAG ATTTGCATCACCAAAGAAGGAAGGTCCCTGTATAGAAGCCCCCGATCCACGTAGAGTTCGATCAATAGCAAAGGATCATTATACCTCCAG AACAACCAATTGGCGCAGGTCAGGACAGAGTGGACGAATTGATGGCGAGGCAACGAGCCAACAGCAAGATGAAAGCGTAATATTGAGGAGAGACATTACAGGGGGCACTAGGATATCGTCAAGTACTATTGACCGTGTATTTGACAACAGTAATAGGCGACAATATGGCATGGGCATCGTCGGACGATTCTTGGG CAGACGATCATTTCGTAAAAGTATTGCCCATAAACCCCATGTGAGGAAACAATTGGATGATATTGAGGACCacagaccgtttttcacctATTGGATCACAACGGTTCAAATCCTAGTGATGATTATTTCACTGATTTGTTACGGATTCGGTCCTGTTGGATTCGATATCAAGCATAGATCGGGCTTG GTACTCGTTACAAGTCTTTCATTACAACAAGTTGATTATCAAGAGCCCGCGAATTTCTGGATCGGCCCCAGAGCCGCCGATCTTATCCACCTGGGGGCCAAATTTGCCCCCTGTATGCGAAGAGACTTGAAAATCCTGAAGGAGATCGACGTCTGGCGGGAACGTGAACGAGACACAGCTTGCTGCATCAGAAACGACGACTCTGGCTGTGTGCAATCGAGCAAAGCTGACTGTTCA ATCCGGGGAATGAGATCTACTCTGGCG AATACCATCTCAACATGGAAAAAATGGGTTCCTGGTGACAGTGGTCCTGGAGGTAGAATAAGTGGATCAGTTTGTGGATTAGATccaaaattctgtgatgcacCAGCCAGTATAGCCCCCTACGAATGGCCAGATGACATTACAAAGTGGCCTATCTGTCGTAAAATGAATCCCTTCAGTCAAAGATTCAG AAGCAACAATGGGCATCCCCCGAGCAATAGCAATTTCCCAGTGGGACGTTACAAAGACAAAATGGCTGAGCATATGGTGTGCGAAGTGATTGGACACCCCTGTTGTATCGGTATTCACGGAATGTGCAGAATTACGACAAAAGAGTATTGTGACTTTGTTCATGGTTATTTCCATGAGGAGGCCTCATTATGCTCGCAAGTTGAGTGTCTCCATGATGTGTGCGGGATGATTCCTTTTTTACATCCTGAGTGGCCGGATCAGTTTTATCGTCTGTTCACTACGACCTTTCTTCATGCTGG TATTCTTCATCTGGCAATCACCCTTCTCGTTCAATATTATCTGATGAGAGATCTCGAAAAGTTGACGGGATCTCTGAGGATAGCCCTGATATATTTTACTGGAGCTCTTGCTGGGAATCTTGCGAGTGCCATATTCATTCCATACAGAGCTGAG GTGGGACCAGCAGgtgcccattttgctctcctGGCGACGCTCGTCGTCGAGGTTTTAAACAGCTGGCCAATGTTAAGGCATCCACGAAGAGCCCTTTCAAAGCTCATAATGATCCTGGCGGGTCTGCTGATCCTGGGAATTCTCCCTTGGGTGGACAACTATGCCCACCTCTTCGGCTTCATCTTTGGTTTTCTCGCGGCATATGCCTTAATGCCCTTCATAACCTTCGGCCATTACGACCGCCGAAGAAAGGTCATCCTCATCTGGGTCTGCCTGGCCGTAATACTCAGCCTTTTTGCCCTGTTAATAGCCCTTTTCTACAACATTCCAGTCTATGAGTGCGAAGTCTGCAAGCTCTTCAACTGCATTCCtttcactcgtgatttttGCGCTTCTCAGAATATCAATTTCAAGAGGGAGGAACCCGTATGA
- the LOC135159797 gene encoding inactive rhomboid protein 1 isoform X5: MPTDDDYGRREPLLLHQHSTSQFGATPLYPGSGSNPGNSNSPSITSIQSSTSNSSADVGALQSCYHKQPEPRILSSVCANHSYDPKCTIITSNSSPNNSNDRQISGNSGDYGGHKMDYEKSMDSQQQKLDDISRTVQSCCERYGIPSHQDRYNQSLSSTSTTNNHQYSGQQQAILQNDPPRYPQTLPNDQRLSSSTDRYSTEITSTTVSKSTTTGEYANTGVLALSTTSKLFSPESFPSPPSPAPANDCFIPPPPLSPSPNDKYASTQSLANYTPNDCIVPNSPNPRDRYGTAPASPMLKDRFSSSDRLMVSSAGSSHDTRDHHQRFSTSSERLLSTGSPVQIAHQRDGGGHFQTPSSIKDVNRYTMSTEKLVSSSPIHAPVPERFAGKSNDRFITDSPMHERYQRQESSALHHDKYSTLTTCERYLSSSPNPEGAHQRYASTERILSGASDTQQSRRYTSDRTGDCQKYSARGERCSNSSSPIPDARDYPCRYAGFQDVSSQSRYSLDRFNDLALQRYTQSSRSNDRFNERAYLSSSSPSTHDGRLASEPGRYPSASTERLLVSSSPSSSENSRYHSLYSTSAQPATDRFIQQSPTPDVSTIRNYQNQNSKNDKFIQVSKSVSSYDRYQLTNPDHYDRCNQERGYSMDRYNSSTNTIDRYQKNDQRYHGNIERYSPIRTMGDKYLSLPKPKDIFSTGRIGTSSSPVNTGNDPRNYSGGNASGVSYVPPHAHTPVERYVPQPPPEILYPDRYVDRYIPSAVHTPTDRYVPAADPGDPYMRRDLGFHHHYRLPPPGYPYHQTNFRFRGFAYASPGRISGSPGSSSSSSSTSAQREFSTSPLLRPKVRASTIEFTSSGRSSHTCCDGSNGQKNCCQVRRSLPPPLPSIPSNQSAHSSWQQSPSSGTTGTSTISSSGADGESSQSIGMYAVGNTNSVTTTDKPITTVPTISPSVPSATNAASTAISTSSLAITRSVSAPAGPRPTVEPCNSSSSAGCVGQKPRLKRHMSRTEAIKNYIKKETATFFGVDEETESLERQRWLDRRRRMASRKYGALLPEHKPVDPDITKDIPDSTEIPENITLRRWQQPVRRKDSVARMTLSGLHYVVETLTRQRPQERSEPQPESRSFPPSVISSFPPTDGITSDNDEHNAVGDEEEEAFFQRPPAPPPPPPPPLPSATPHQQSQVSLESGIGDALKNEDMSRTEADHIDSGSRTVESTSGGGEFARFASPKKEGPCIEAPDPRRVRSIAKDHYTSRTTNWRRSGQSGRIDGEATSQQQDESVILRRDITGGTRISSSTIDRVFDNSNRRQYGMGIVGRFLGRRSFRKSIAHKPHVRKQLDDIEDHRPFFTYWITTVQILVMIISLICYGFGPVGFDIKHRSGLVLVTSLSLQQVDYQEPANFWIGPRAADLIHLGAKFAPCMRRDLKILKEIDVWRERERDTACCIRNDDSGCVQSSKADCSNTISTWKKWVPGDSGPGGRISGSVCGLDPKFCDAPASIAPYEWPDDITKWPICRKMNPFSQRFRSNNGHPPSNSNFPVGRYKDKMAEHMVCEVIGHPCCIGIHGMCRITTKEYCDFVHGYFHEEASLCSQVECLHDVCGMIPFLHPEWPDQFYRLFTTTFLHAGILHLAITLLVQYYLMRDLEKLTGSLRIALIYFTGALAGNLASAIFIPYRAEVGPAGAHFALLATLVVEVLNSWPMLRHPRRALSKLIMILAGLLILGILPWVDNYAHLFGFIFGFLAAYALMPFITFGHYDRRRKVILIWVCLAVILSLFALLIALFYNIPVYECEVCKLFNCIPFTRDFCASQNINFKREEPV, encoded by the exons ATGCCGACAGACGACGACTATGGCCGAAGAGAACCTCTCCTGTTGCATCAGCACTCTACCTCACAATTCGGAGCAACCCCGTTGTACCCCGGATCAGGAAGTAACCCCGGTAATTCCAATTCTCCGAGTATTACAAGTATACAAAGTAGTACCAGTAACAGCAGTGCTGACGTTGGAGCTCTACAAAGTTGTTATCACAAACAGCCAGAGCCCCGAATTCTTTCCTCTGTTTGCGCTAATCACAGTTACGACCCAAAATGTACAATTATCACTAGCAACAGTAGCCCTAACAATAGCAATGATCGCCAAATCTCTGGAAATTCTGGTGACTATGGCGGCCACAAGATGGactatgaaaaatcaatggacaGTCAGCAGCAGAAACTCGATGATATATCAAGAACAGTGCAGTCGTGCTGTGAGAGATACGGAATACCCTCCCACCAGGATAGATACAATCAGTCTTTATCGTCCACATCAACCACTAATAATCATCAGTATTCAGGGCAGCAGCAAGCAATCCTGCAGAACGACCCTCCCAGATATCCCCAAACGTTGCCAAACGATCAGAGACTATCATCCTCGACTGATCGTTATTCGACTGAAATTACATCGACAACGGTATCAAAGAGTACAACAACTGGTGAATATGCAAATACTGGTGTACTTGCCCTATCAACAACGAGTAAACTCTTCTCACCAGAGAGCTTTCCATCCCCACCATCACCAGCCCCAGCCAATGATTGCTTTATACCACCACCTCCACTATCTCCAAGCCCAAATGACAAATATGCATCAACTCAAAGTCTTGCTAATTACACGCCCAATGATTGCATTGTGCCGAACTCACCCAATCCTCGAGATCGATACGGTACAGCGCCAGCTTCACCAATGCTTAAGGACAGATTTTCATCGTCAGATAGGCTCATGGTGTCCTCTGCTGGTTCTTCACACGATACCCGAGATCATCATCAACGATTTAGCACATCTAGTGAGCGTCTCTTGTCCACTGGATCACCTGTACAAATTGCTCATCAACGTGATGGTGGTGGACACTTTCAGACACCAAGTAGTATCAAAGACGTCAATAGGTATACAATGTCAACCGAGAAATTGGTGTCATCGTCACCGATTCATGCACCAGTGCCTGAAAGATTTGCGGGCAAGTCCAACGACAGATTCATCACTGATTCGCCAATGCATGAACGTTACCAGAGACAAGAGTCATCGGCTCTTCATCACGACAAATACTCGACACTTACCACGTGTGAGAGGTATTTATCGAGCTCACCGAACCCTGAAGGGGCTCATCAGAGGTATGCCTCAACGGAGAGAATACTCTCTGGCGCCTCAGATACCCAACAGTCGAGGAGGTACACATCGGATAGGACAGGCGACTGTCAGAAGTATTCGGCGAGGGGTGAACGTTGCTCAAACTCTAGCTCACCGATACCAGACGCCAGGGATTATCCTTGCAGGTACGCTGGCTTCCAGGATGTCTCGAGTCAGTCTAGATACTCGTTGGATCGGTTCAATGACCTTGCGCTTCAACGTTATACCCAGTCATCGAGATCCAATGACAG ATTCAACGAACGTGCATATTTATCGAGTTCTTCGCCCTCCACCCACGACGGAAGACTCGCATCAGAGCCAGGAAGATACCCATCAGCCTCCACGGAGCGCCTCCTCGTGTCATCCTCCCCTTCATCCTCCGAGAACAGTAGATACCACAGTCTGTATTCCACCTCAGCTCAGCCCGCAACCGATCGTTTCATCCAACAATCACCAACTCCCGACGTCAGTACAATTCGCAACTATCAAAATCAAAACTCAAAAAACGACAAATTTATTCAGGTATCAAAATCTGTATCGAGTTACGATCGTTATCAGCTCACAAATCCCGATCACTATGATCGCTGCAACCAAGAACGTGGGTATTCAATGGATCGTTACAATAGCTCAACAAATACAATCGATAGATACCAGAAGAACGATCAAAGGTACCATGGAAATATTGAGCGTTACTCTCCTATTCGTACTATGGGGGACAAGTATCTGTCATTACCAAAACCAAAGGATATATTCTCGACTGGTAGAATAGGCACTTCGTCCTCACCAGTTAATACAGGAAATGATCCCAGGAATTACAGCGGTGGTAATGCTTCGGGTGTCAGTTATGTGCCACCACATGCCCACACACCAGTCGAGAGATATGTACCCCAGCCACCCCCTGAGATATTGTACCCTGATAGGTACGTGGACAGGTACATTCCATCGGCTGTGCACACACCAACCGATCGTTATGTACCAGCTGCGGATCCTGGCGATCCATACATGCGACGAGACCTTGGATTTCATCATCACTACCGGCTACCACCACCAGGGTATCCGTACCACCAGACGAATTTTCGATTTCGAGGATTTGCTTATGCCTCCCCTGGGCGGATCAGTGGGAGCCCTGGGTCCAGTAGCTCAAGCAGTTCAACCTCAGCCCAGAGGGAATTCTCTACTTCACCTTTGTTACGACCCAAAGTGCGAGCCTCCACGATTGAATTCACGAGCAGTGGGAGGTCCAGTCATACGTGTTGTGATGGATCTAATGGACAGAAGAATTGCTGTCAAGTCAGAAGATCTTTGCCACCCCCCCTGCCTTCTATTCCTTCGAATCAGTCTGCGCATTCATCGTG GCAACAATCGCCGAGCTCGGGGACAACAGGGACCTCAACGATTTCATCCTCAGGGGCTGATGGCGAAAGTTCACAGAGTATTGGTATGTACGCTGTGGGAAATACAAACAGCGTTACAACAACTGATAAACCAATAACAACAGTTCCGACTATCTCACCTTCTGTGCCTTCAGCTACGAATGCTGCATCAACAGCAATCAGTACATCAAGCTTGGCTATTACGAGAAGTGTTTCGGCACCAGCAGGACCGCGACCCACTGTTGAGCCATGCAATTCAAGCAGCAGTGCTGGATGTGTTGGGCAGAAGCCACGACTCAAGCGACATATGAGTCGAACGGAGGCGATCAAGAA CTacataaaaaaagaaactgCGACATTCTTCGGTGTCGACGAGGAAACAGAGAGCCTAGAGAGACAAAGATGGCTCGACAGGAGGAGGCGTATGGCCTCTCGAAAGTACGGTGCTCTTCTCCCAGAGCACAAACCGGTGGATCCTGACATCACAAAAGATATCCCAGATTCCACTGAAATACCAGAG AATATTACATTACGGCGATGGCAGCAGCCTGTACGGAGAAAAGACTCGGTCGCACGAATGACGTTGTCAGGGCTTCATTACGTCGTTGAG ACTCTGACACGACAGCGTCCACAGGAGAGATCCGAACCACAGCCGGAATCCCGTAGCTTTCCCCCTAGTGTAATTTCATCATTTCCACCCACCGATGGTATTACCTCCGACAATGATGAGCATAATGCCGTTGGggatgaggaagaggaggCATTCTTTCAACGGCCACCAGCTCCACCACCACCTCCCCCACCGCCTCTACCCTCGGCAACGCCTCATCAGCAGTCTCAAGTTTCCCTTGAATCGGGTATTGGAGATGCTCTCAAGAACGAAGACATGTCTCGCACAGAGGCTGATCATATTGACAGTGGAAGTAGAACTGTGGAATCCACTTCTGGTGGAGGGGAATTTGCCAG ATTTGCATCACCAAAGAAGGAAGGTCCCTGTATAGAAGCCCCCGATCCACGTAGAGTTCGATCAATAGCAAAGGATCATTATACCTCCAG AACAACCAATTGGCGCAGGTCAGGACAGAGTGGACGAATTGATGGCGAGGCAACGAGCCAACAGCAAGATGAAAGCGTAATATTGAGGAGAGACATTACAGGGGGCACTAGGATATCGTCAAGTACTATTGACCGTGTATTTGACAACAGTAATAGGCGACAATATGGCATGGGCATCGTCGGACGATTCTTGGG CAGACGATCATTTCGTAAAAGTATTGCCCATAAACCCCATGTGAGGAAACAATTGGATGATATTGAGGACCacagaccgtttttcacctATTGGATCACAACGGTTCAAATCCTAGTGATGATTATTTCACTGATTTGTTACGGATTCGGTCCTGTTGGATTCGATATCAAGCATAGATCGGGCTTG GTACTCGTTACAAGTCTTTCATTACAACAAGTTGATTATCAAGAGCCCGCGAATTTCTGGATCGGCCCCAGAGCCGCCGATCTTATCCACCTGGGGGCCAAATTTGCCCCCTGTATGCGAAGAGACTTGAAAATCCTGAAGGAGATCGACGTCTGGCGGGAACGTGAACGAGACACAGCTTGCTGCATCAGAAACGACGACTCTGGCTGTGTGCAATCGAGCAAAGCTGACTGTTCA AATACCATCTCAACATGGAAAAAATGGGTTCCTGGTGACAGTGGTCCTGGAGGTAGAATAAGTGGATCAGTTTGTGGATTAGATccaaaattctgtgatgcacCAGCCAGTATAGCCCCCTACGAATGGCCAGATGACATTACAAAGTGGCCTATCTGTCGTAAAATGAATCCCTTCAGTCAAAGATTCAG AAGCAACAATGGGCATCCCCCGAGCAATAGCAATTTCCCAGTGGGACGTTACAAAGACAAAATGGCTGAGCATATGGTGTGCGAAGTGATTGGACACCCCTGTTGTATCGGTATTCACGGAATGTGCAGAATTACGACAAAAGAGTATTGTGACTTTGTTCATGGTTATTTCCATGAGGAGGCCTCATTATGCTCGCAAGTTGAGTGTCTCCATGATGTGTGCGGGATGATTCCTTTTTTACATCCTGAGTGGCCGGATCAGTTTTATCGTCTGTTCACTACGACCTTTCTTCATGCTGG TATTCTTCATCTGGCAATCACCCTTCTCGTTCAATATTATCTGATGAGAGATCTCGAAAAGTTGACGGGATCTCTGAGGATAGCCCTGATATATTTTACTGGAGCTCTTGCTGGGAATCTTGCGAGTGCCATATTCATTCCATACAGAGCTGAG GTGGGACCAGCAGgtgcccattttgctctcctGGCGACGCTCGTCGTCGAGGTTTTAAACAGCTGGCCAATGTTAAGGCATCCACGAAGAGCCCTTTCAAAGCTCATAATGATCCTGGCGGGTCTGCTGATCCTGGGAATTCTCCCTTGGGTGGACAACTATGCCCACCTCTTCGGCTTCATCTTTGGTTTTCTCGCGGCATATGCCTTAATGCCCTTCATAACCTTCGGCCATTACGACCGCCGAAGAAAGGTCATCCTCATCTGGGTCTGCCTGGCCGTAATACTCAGCCTTTTTGCCCTGTTAATAGCCCTTTTCTACAACATTCCAGTCTATGAGTGCGAAGTCTGCAAGCTCTTCAACTGCATTCCtttcactcgtgatttttGCGCTTCTCAGAATATCAATTTCAAGAGGGAGGAACCCGTATGA